Genomic DNA from Peribacillus simplex:
CCTTCGTTATGCAAATAACTCATAAAATGCGCAATGATAATCATCTGTAATGACATCATCACAACACCCACTATATACATCGGATATAACTCCTTATTATTTTTGATGACATTCATTTTCTCCTTGAACCCGACCGAGGTTGATCTCGTTCCACTCGTTCTTTCTGGTTCGTTATATAATAATAAGAAGATCAGCCCTCCCATTATTGCTACGATCCCTTGTACTACATGTACTGATGACAAATTGAAATGATAATATGTATAGGGTAAAACTGCAGAGGCTAGAGATCCTCCAATCGGTATTCCCGTCTGTCTTATCCCTAGAGCCAGACCTCTATGTTCGTTTGGAAACCATTTTACGATGGCCGTGCTTCCACCGGTTTGAGCACTTCCGTACCATATACCGACCAACAATAATAAAAGCAGCAATACCATATAATCATAAACAAAAACTAGCGTTAAAGCTGAGAGGCCCAATAAAATGTTCCCCCACCCGATAATGTGTTTTTCCCCTTTTTTATCCATCAAGTAACCGAACGCCAGCATTGAAAACATCGGACCAATATTGACCGCTGAAACAATGAAGCCTGTTTGAAGTGGTGTTAAATTCCATTCAATTTGATAAAATGCAGCGATGGGTCCCATGCCATATGTCACAAAGGTTGCTGCAGTTTGTGATAACGTGGCCACCAATACGATTAACCATTTATAATATGTATGCATTAAGAAATTCTCCCCCTATGCTTGATGTATCGTTCAATAATAATTAGGTGGGATAAATTCTTATTTTTAGCTTCTAGCATTATCTAGTCTCCCTTACTTATTAAGCTAACTAGAGTTTACTCTGACTGCCCAGAAGCGTAAAATGGAGGAAAATGATAGGGTTCATAATTTTTTTTTATAGGGTGTGCAAACTATATGAACATCAAAGAAATAGCATTGAAAATTGAAATATTAAACCGTCAAAATTTAAGTAAGTCTGCAGAAATCACGAACTATACTCAATCCGCCCTTACGGCTAAAGTGAAAAAAATTGAGTCGGAAATTGGAAAACTTGTTTTTAAACGCACGCCCCAAGGATTGAAAATCACTAGCGTAGGAATACAGTATAAAAACTATCTTCAACTTATTTCACAAGAGTACGAAGAATTTTTAGAAAACATTGGTGCCTTTCAAACTAACTCTAAAGTGGATTTTGGCACATCACATACAACCTTGAAAATCTATGGTGCCCATATCGCGAATACTTTGAATATGAACGACATTCAAATGGATGTGGATTTCGCCGTAGATTCCAGTAATGCCATAAACCAAAAAGTGCACAATTCCGAATTAGATTGTGCACTCATTAGTGAACCTATTAAGAAATATCCCGACTTAACTTATGACATCGTTGCAACTGAAACATTCGAGGTCATTTCAAGTAAGGACCATATCATCAATTTTGATTGGGAAACACCTATTACATTGCTCGTATTGAGTATAGGTTGTATGTATACAAGAGCTGTGACCGAATGGCTTATGAATAATCAAATACCATATAAATTAAAGGAAATAAAATCAATCAGCAGTATCCAAGATTTTTTGCAAATCAGGAATACCATTGCAGTATTGAATACTAAGCTTATAGATTTATATAACTATACAAACATTCACTATTACAAATTAAGCTTTAACAATGTCATTAATACCGTTTTCGTTTATAAGATGAACGACGGCGAACAGAACCATATCTTACAATTTAAAAATGTTCTAAAGACGATTGGTTAATTAAAAAGGGGTTTTATCTTTAGAGTTGCTTTGGCAGCTCTTTTCTTATGGAACTATCGGGGCAGGTTAGCATTCCTGTAGATTGTTAAATATCAGGTTTGAAAAAAATAGAGCCCCTCAGTAAGATACGAGTATAGAGTCCAATCTAACTCAGAGTCTTAAGGAGGAAGCCCTACTATGAATTTTAAAATGCAAGACAAACAAAATCAACTAATAGAAAGAATTTCCGATACACACCTTATTGTTGGTGTGGATATCGCTCAACAACTACACGTTGCAAGAGCAGTTAACTTCCGTGGAATTGTAGTTGGAGACCCTCTTACATTTGAAAATAATGAAGAAGGGTTCCTTAAACTATTAAAATGGATTCATGATTTAAAAAGATTAAAAAACTTAGATGCAGCAATAGTAGGTATGGAGCCTACAGGCCATTACTGGATTAACCTTTCAAAATGGTTATATAACCAAAACATTGAGGTTGTAACAGTCAATCCCCACTTAGTAAAAAGGAATAAAGAGAATCGTGATAATACCCAATCTAAGAGTGATAAAAAAGATGCGCTCGTTATCGCGGATATGGTCAAAAACGGCTACTATTCCTTTATTCACCCATCATCAGAATCCTTTGAGAAGCTTAGAGTTCTAATGTCTAATCGTGATGTGATTGTTAAACGTCTCGTGATGTCTATTAATCAAGTAAATCGATGGGTGGATGTGGTCTTTCCTGAACTCAGACAAGTGTTTAAAGATGTAACGTGCAAAGGGGCGATCGCAACCCTTCGTTTATTTCCTACACCGGATGAAATATCTTCACTAGAAACACTAGATGTCATGAGGGGTTGGAAGTCTTTAATGAAATGACAACCAGGACCCAAGAAGGCTCAATTACTAATCAATCTAGCAAAATCCTCTATTGGGACCGGACAAGCTCTTGATGCTTATAAATTCCATTTAGAACAATTATTAGAGGAATATGACCTCGCTGTCAAACAACTCGAAAGAGTTGAACAACAAGTTAAAGAAGTTCTCTACAAAATCCCATTTTCAAAAAAACTACTTATGATTAAAGGAATAAGTGAAGTTTCATTAGCTGGGATACTGGGTGAATCAGGAGATCTAAGTGGTTTCTCTCACGGAAACTCTCTATTACGGCATGCGGGATTACATCTAGCTGAAGCAAGTTCAGGCAAATGGAAAGGTCAGATTGTCATTTCAAAGCGTGGAAGGTCAAGACTACGACGATTCCTCTACTTAGCAACTATGAGCCTTGTGATGAATAACCCTGAGTTTAAAGCCGTCCATTCCCATAATGTGAAGGTAAAGAAGATAAAGAAAATGAAATCAATCATGAAACTGATAGGTAAACTAGCAAGGATTTTTGTAGGAATAGCACGACGAAACGAGTCTTATTGTCCAAATAAAGTCCAAGTATTAGTCCCTTTAGCAGCATAGAAATAAAACATTAGTTATATAGAATGTATCATTAAAAATAGTTAACTTTAATTTTGAATGTTGTCTTATTCGTAGGATTTCAAATATGTACGAGTACCAGGTTTCTTGAACAAAAGGGCACTGTGACCCATCAGGTTAGCATAACTGGCCTCCACCCCTTGGATAGGCATGACGAAGGAATGAGAGGGCAATTGACCCGTTGAGACATGGGAGGGAAAGCCTCCAGGGGCGGCGTGGAGATGTGCATTATATGGTAAAATATGGAGTTATAGCCTGACTCCTTTATTTAACTATGCCTTCACGAATCCTAACTGACCTGAACTCATTTCATTTACCCGTAAGTCTAATTACAAGGGTTATGAAATCCTGCGAATAAGTGAGCATTCGAGAGATATTCGCATCAAACTGAGGGAGTTCAACAAGGATAATGGTTGTTAGTGGTAAAATTTAAAAGGACTGGTGCTTAATATACAGGGGGTGTTCAAATGGGGGAAGATAAAGAAACTCCTGAAAGAAGAAGAGAAAAATTAAGACAAGAAGAATTAAAAAGAAATCCTTCTAGCAGCATTCACGGTGGAGGTCTTGCTGATTTAGTTGGTAGCTTAGGTTGGAAAGGTACGGGAATTCTTATTCTTTTAATCATCATCGGCTTTATTTTTGTATCACTCTCTTCAAGTAATGGTTGCTTTACTTCAATAACAGGGGTTGCTGTGGCAGCCTTTTTTGTATGCAACTAAAGGGGCAGTTTGGTTGAGTAAGGGCTCAGATGGTTTTTTCTAATTGCTGTTTCTTGTTTATTTGGTATGAGTGCATCTGAAGAAGAGTTTGATCCATTAATTGAAACAGGGGAAGAAAACAATCATGAAGAAACTAAACGAATAGAAGAAATGTTTGGCGGTACCCCTAAGTGAAAGTTAATGGATAACATTGTGATATGTAGCAAATGTGTTGGGGATTATTGGTTAGTTATAATTCTTTACTAATCGTTCTAAAAAGGGTATTATTTAATCATGGTTTGAAATTCATGTGTTTATTTTAGAACGTTCATTCTATAATGGATTATGACGTTTGTTTTTGTTAGTATTGGTTCATGGATTTTTTAAAGGAGAAATAAAATGGCTAGAAGTAAAGAGTTTGACGAAAAAGCAGTATTAAGAAAAGCAATGGAGCTTTTCTGGGAACAGGGTTATGAAAAAACATCCATGCAAGATTTGGTGGATCATATGGGAATACACCGCAGGAGTATATATGATACATTTGGTGACAAGCGTTCATTGTTTTTAGCTTCCCTTAATCACTATGAAGAGCTCATCGTCAATGAGATGGAAAGGATAATTAGCAGCACTTCATCCATTAAACAGACGATACGTGATGTTTTTATGTTCATACTGAATTCCATTGAACAATACCCAAAAGGTTGTCTATCAGTAAATGCAGCCATAGAATTATCTTTACTGGACAAAGAAATTGGACGCATAGTTACAAAAATGTTTAACCGTACTGAAGATATGTTTAATAACCTTATAAAACGGGGCCAAACTAATGGAGAGCTATCAAAAGAAATCGATTCTGATAACACATCTCGTTTCTTACACAACAATTTGGTGGGTATAAGAGTACTAATAAAAACTAATTACAATAAAAAAGAATTAGAAGGCATCATCACTCTAGCACTTTCAGTGTTGGACTAGCTTTCTTTTTTTATCCTTTTTAGAACGTTCATTCTAGAAATAACATGAAACAAACCATCATAAGGCATGCTTATAAAACCGTTTTTTAATTTCTAAGGAGGAACACAAAAATGACAAACTTTAAAATACCAACAGAATCAGAATTTATTGAAGCAGATGGAACTCGTTACGCATATAGAAAATTTGGTACACAAGATGGTATACCAGTAGTATTTCTTGTTCACTTTAGAGGAACGATGGAAAACTGGGATCCAAACATGCTTGAACCTATTGCAAATACCCGCCCAGTAATCTTATTTGACAATAAAGGGGTTGGTGAGACCGATGGACTAACGCCTACTACAATTGCTGATATGGCAAAAGATACAGCAACATTTATAAAAGCTCTTGGGTTAGAACAAGTTGACATTCTTGGTTTTTCCATTGGTGGCATGGTTGCACAAGAGCTAGCTTTACAAGAAGGAGATTTAGTAAGAAAAATTATTATGGCAGGTACTTCGCCTGAATCTGGTATTAATCCAAATCCAGAGATTTTTGAAAGAATGAATCGTCACGGCGGAACGGAAGAAGATGGAATAAATGATTTTATGTTCTTTTTCTACGCACAAACCGAAACAAGTAAATCTGCAGGAATGGCTTCATTACAAAGAATTTTTAATCAGAAAAAAGTAAACAGTTCGGAACAAGTAAAAGAGGCACAATTACAAGCCATTGCAAAATGGGCTAAACAAAAATCTAATCATGATTATGAATGGTTACAAAACATCAAACACCCTGTACTTGTTACTAATGGTGTTAATGATGTGATGGTACCGACTAAAAACAGTTATATCTTAACAGAGAAATTACCCAAAGCACAGCTGATTATATATCCTGATTCTGGTCACGGGCATCTGTTTCAATTTCCAGAACTATTTGCAGAACACGTAAATTCATTTCTTGATTCTAATTCTTATTAAAAAGGAGTATTCATATGAGCAGATTATTTGAAAAAGTTCGTATCGGAAACGTTGACTTGAAAAATCGTATAGGAATGGCTCCGATGACTAGAAGTAGAGCTTTACCAGATGGTACGCCGAGCGATTTAGTAGCAGAGTACTATGGTCAGCGTGCTTCAGTCGGTTTAATTATAAGTGAAGGAACCCAACCTTCAGATGATGGGCAAGGTTACACTAATACACCTGGTATTTATACAGAAAATCATATTAAAGGGTGGAAAAAAGTAACTACTAAAGTTCATAGTGAAGGCGGTCATATTTTTGTTCAGCTTATGCATGTGGGACGTGTATCACACCCTGATAACACACCTCACCACCGCCAAGCAGTTGCACCGTCAGCTATTGCACCTGGTGTAGAAATTTTCACGGCAGAAGGAATGAAAAAAATTCCAACACCAAGAGAATTGAGTGAGCTTGAGATAAAAGATGTTATCAATGAGTTTCGTTTAGCAGCACGTTCAGCAATTGAAGCTGGTGCAGACGGAGTTGAAATTCACGGAGCGAATGGTTATCTGATCCAACAATTCCTTAGTGAAAACTCCAATCAT
This window encodes:
- a CDS encoding MFS transporter is translated as MHTYYKWLIVLVATLSQTAATFVTYGMGPIAAFYQIEWNLTPLQTGFIVSAVNIGPMFSMLAFGYLMDKKGEKHIIGWGNILLGLSALTLVFVYDYMVLLLLLLLVGIWYGSAQTGGSTAIVKWFPNEHRGLALGIRQTGIPIGGSLASAVLPYTYYHFNLSSVHVVQGIVAIMGGLIFLLLYNEPERTSGTRSTSVGFKEKMNVIKNNKELYPMYIVGVVMMSLQMIIIAHFMSYLHNEGSYSLTEAGKYLSVVLIGGMVGRVVIAWASDQFFEGIRERLLLIVMAVTVILTVMLPLIMTVQMEILMLLFCFLLGFVAIGWYSIFIACITEQSDSRFIGLTVSSALTLNQLFIVIAPSLFGLVVNLLNSYQQALYLAGISVALGAINLYRVKIKKRMDHGITTKFDQINTNNLDK
- a CDS encoding LysR family transcriptional regulator, whose protein sequence is MNIKEIALKIEILNRQNLSKSAEITNYTQSALTAKVKKIESEIGKLVFKRTPQGLKITSVGIQYKNYLQLISQEYEEFLENIGAFQTNSKVDFGTSHTTLKIYGAHIANTLNMNDIQMDVDFAVDSSNAINQKVHNSELDCALISEPIKKYPDLTYDIVATETFEVISSKDHIINFDWETPITLLVLSIGCMYTRAVTEWLMNNQIPYKLKEIKSISSIQDFLQIRNTIAVLNTKLIDLYNYTNIHYYKLSFNNVINTVFVYKMNDGEQNHILQFKNVLKTIG
- a CDS encoding TetR/AcrR family transcriptional regulator, which produces MARSKEFDEKAVLRKAMELFWEQGYEKTSMQDLVDHMGIHRRSIYDTFGDKRSLFLASLNHYEELIVNEMERIISSTSSIKQTIRDVFMFILNSIEQYPKGCLSVNAAIELSLLDKEIGRIVTKMFNRTEDMFNNLIKRGQTNGELSKEIDSDNTSRFLHNNLVGIRVLIKTNYNKKELEGIITLALSVLD
- a CDS encoding alpha/beta fold hydrolase, translated to MTNFKIPTESEFIEADGTRYAYRKFGTQDGIPVVFLVHFRGTMENWDPNMLEPIANTRPVILFDNKGVGETDGLTPTTIADMAKDTATFIKALGLEQVDILGFSIGGMVAQELALQEGDLVRKIIMAGTSPESGINPNPEIFERMNRHGGTEEDGINDFMFFFYAQTETSKSAGMASLQRIFNQKKVNSSEQVKEAQLQAIAKWAKQKSNHDYEWLQNIKHPVLVTNGVNDVMVPTKNSYILTEKLPKAQLIIYPDSGHGHLFQFPELFAEHVNSFLDSNSY
- a CDS encoding alkene reductase, with amino-acid sequence MSRLFEKVRIGNVDLKNRIGMAPMTRSRALPDGTPSDLVAEYYGQRASVGLIISEGTQPSDDGQGYTNTPGIYTENHIKGWKKVTTKVHSEGGHIFVQLMHVGRVSHPDNTPHHRQAVAPSAIAPGVEIFTAEGMKKIPTPRELSELEIKDVINEFRLAARSAIEAGADGVEIHGANGYLIQQFLSENSNHRQDAYGGTIEGRSRFAIEVAKAVVDEIGAERTGIRFSPQGTLQGIDEGENSLEMYRYLISELNKLNLAYLHLMHFGNEQFLKDVRQLWDQSLLVNRPGRPLDQLSSDVDNNLADVVTVGTWVLANPDFVERIQSGAPLNEPDKNTLYAGGKEGYTDYPFLK